In a genomic window of bacterium:
- a CDS encoding cobalamin B12-binding domain-containing protein, with protein sequence MGILYIAAELRRAGVEAGVIDADIEGLTVKETADRTIAMEPDLVGFPVMTPQLPATLEACFWLKELAPEIPIVIGGGRTSARPTPISSCSVNISTSPFPVRAS encoded by the coding sequence ATGGGCATCCTCTACATCGCCGCCGAACTGAGGCGCGCGGGTGTCGAAGCGGGTGTGATCGATGCGGACATCGAGGGTCTGACCGTCAAGGAGACCGCCGATCGCACCATCGCGATGGAGCCGGACCTGGTGGGTTTCCCGGTGATGACGCCGCAGTTGCCGGCCACGCTCGAGGCGTGTTTCTGGCTGAAAGAACTGGCGCCCGAGATTCCGATCGTGATCGGGGGGGGGCGCACATCAGCTCGACCCACACCGATATCTTCATGCTCAGTGAACATTTCGACTTCGCCATTTCCGGTGAGGGCGAGCTGA
- a CDS encoding radical SAM protein, producing the protein MDVAWRCNTRVDCVTEELLTLMKKAGCHAINFGVESGHPDIPKRIHKDVPEGQVERAHEWTNKLGIRTYTTFLVGCPGETDETIRTSLEFAKKIRPSMAMFFVTIGYPGTEMYTEAVKEGLVEPRWWHTQGWDEGTSTAFEKRWGWSADAGALTIPGFDSEGWQKRCTREFYFRPQFIWDTLVFIAKNPYFLRHAVTLALELLPIGKLRIPFLGKGGKVNEEAQKYSQCPSEPTKAYVKRDDADRRSIDAG; encoded by the coding sequence GTGGACGTCGCCTGGCGTTGCAATACGCGGGTCGATTGCGTGACCGAAGAGCTGCTGACCCTCATGAAGAAGGCCGGCTGTCATGCGATCAACTTCGGTGTCGAATCCGGCCACCCGGACATCCCGAAGCGGATCCACAAGGACGTGCCGGAAGGCCAGGTCGAGCGCGCCCACGAGTGGACCAACAAGCTCGGTATCCGGACGTACACGACGTTCCTGGTCGGATGCCCCGGCGAGACCGACGAGACGATTCGCACCAGCCTCGAGTTCGCGAAGAAGATCCGCCCCAGCATGGCGATGTTCTTCGTGACGATCGGCTATCCCGGGACGGAGATGTACACCGAGGCGGTGAAGGAAGGCCTGGTCGAGCCGCGCTGGTGGCATACCCAGGGCTGGGACGAAGGCACGAGCACGGCCTTCGAGAAACGTTGGGGCTGGAGCGCCGATGCCGGCGCGCTCACGATCCCGGGTTTCGACTCCGAGGGCTGGCAGAAGCGCTGCACGCGGGAGTTCTACTTCCGTCCGCAATTCATCTGGGACACGCTCGTCTTCATTGCAAAGAACCCCTACTTCCTTCGCCATGCGGTCACCTTGGCACTCGAACTCCTTCCGATTGGCAAACTTCGGATCCCGTTCCTCGGCAAGGGCGGGAAGGTGAACGAGGAAGCCCAGAAGTACTCCCAGTGCCCGTCGGAACCGACCAAGGCCTATGTGAAGCGGGATGACGCCGATCGCAGGTCCATCGACGCGGGCTGA